DNA sequence from the Streptomyces canus genome:
CCCGCTGGGCCGCGTAGGACCGCTGGCACGTCTCCAGCGCCTCCACGTCGTCGGGCGAGGCGAGTCCGCCCGGGCCCCAGAAGGTGAGGAAGTTGTCCAGGCGCTGCCTGTGCAGTTCCTCGCCCTCCTCCGGTGGCACCAGCTGCCAGGCACTGACTTCCATGTAGTCGGGCGTGACGGGCTCGATCCTGCGGATCAGCACGCCCATGACCAGGTCGATGACTACCAGGTTGGGGAAGATCACCAGGTTGCGGGTGCCGCCCATGCGATCCACCCACGCGTCGCCGTGCGTCTGACGGAGCCGCTCGAAGTGTTCGGCCTTCTCGTGTTTGGCCTCCTCGGACAGCGGCCGTCCCAGCGCGGCGCCGCTCGCGGGAGTGCCGGCCATGACGGCGTGGCCACCGCCCAGGTTGACGGCTATGGAGTTCGAGGCGAAGGAGATGTCGGCCTTGCCGTGGGCGGCGGTGATCATCTCCAGATAGCGTTGATGGGTGGAGACGAGGTGGTAGCCGTCGTAACTGTTCTCCGTCAGGAGCTTCCAGTTGGCCTTCACCGAGTACTCGTGCGTGCCCGGCAGGACCCTCATGCCGACCTCGGACTGGTCGGACACCAGGTCCAGGTACTCCTTGGCGCCCGCCAGGTAGGTGGGGAGATCGACGATGTCCGGATCGAAGCTGACGAAGACGAAACCGCGGTAGGAGCCGACCTTCGCGGGAGCCGCCAGCCCCGGTCGCTCGAAGCCGGCCCCGTAGCCTGCGTCGTCGGGGATCGAGACGACCTCGCCCGAGTTGTTGAAGCTCCAGCCGTGGTAGAAGCAGGTCATGAAGCGAGCGTTGCCCTTCGGCTCACGGCACAGCATCGCACCGCGGTGGGGGCAGGAGTTGACCCAGACCCTCACCTTCCCCTTGGCGTCCCGGGCCAGGATCAGCGGCCGCCCGGCCACGGTTCGGGTGACGTAGTCGTTGGGCTTGGCGAGTTCGGTCTCGTGACCGATGTAGAGCCAGCTGTGGTCGAAGATGCGCTCGCGCTCCACGGCGAACACAGCCGGATCCGTCATGACCTTCCGGTTCACCCTGAAGCGGGGGATTTCCTGGTCGACCTCGATGTATTCAGACACCTGTAGTCCGTCCTTTCCTGTCCCAATGGCACCGTGCCGTGGAGCTGCATGTGGCGCTCCCCCCGGTTCCGGCGGCTGGAACCGGGGCGTCGAATTCACAGAAGTGAAAGGAATTACGCGCGGGCCGCGCTTGCGACACGTCTTTGCCATTCCGCGGCCAATGGCGTGGGCCGCGGCACCACGCGCCGATCGAGCCACTCGATGGTTCGCTGCCACGCGTCGAAAGAGGCCACGTGCGCCAGGGTCTCGCGGGCGTCGCGATAGAAATCTCGGGCGACGCCCGGATAGGTGACCACTTCCGTGTGGGCCGGCGAGCCGCCCAGGTACGAGCCCAGCCTGGCCAGGGCGTCCGCAGGGGCACCGGGGTCCTGCTGACCGAACAGTCCGAGCCACGGCGTCCGGACGTGCCGGGCCACTTGGATCAGCGGCGGCAGGGCGTCGGACCATGCGTCCGCCACTCCGGACGGGGCGATGCTCACCGCCGCGCCGAGTGCGAACTCGGCGGTGGCCAAGAGTGCCGTCCGGCCCCCGAAGCCGTAGCCGACGAGGCCCACCTGCGCCGGCGACCAGCCGCGTTCACCCAACCGCCCCACCAGCACGGCGACGTCGCTCACCAGATCCCGGTCGGTCGTGCCGGTCGGGTCGCCACCGGTGGGCGACAGGTCGACGGCGACGGACTCGTATCCGTGCTCGGCCAGTCCGTTCATGAACCCGGCGGCGTCCCGTTCCAGGGCGCCGGCGTCGCAGAGCACGATCGCCGCGCCTCTCGGGACACCGCCGAGCTCGATCCGGGCCACCGGCAGCGACCTACCTGATCCATGCCTGAACGAGTCCTCCGCAACACTCGGCTCGATCCGCGGAAATGCGATGTCCATGCGCATGTACCTCCATGGCGGCCACGTTCTATGGCTCACGCAACTTGCTCTTGAGTACTTTTCCCGAGGCGTTCCTCGGGAGCTGCGCCACGAAATCCACCACGGTCGGGCTCTTGTAGCCCGCGAGGTATTCCTTGGCGTACGAAATGACCTCGCCCTCTGTCAGCGAGGGCTGTGCGGGCGCCCGTACGACGACGGCCCGCACCGTCTCGCCCCACCGGCGGGAGGGGGCCCCGATCACCGCGACCTCGGCGATCCCCGGGTGAGTCGAGAGGACGTGCTCCACCTCGGTCGGGTACACGTTCTCGCCGCCCGTGATGATGACGTCCTTGAGCCGGTCGCACAGATGGAGATAGCCACCGCGCAGGAACCCGGCGTCGCCGGTGCGCAGGAATGCGTCCGGGGCGAGAACGTGTGCCGTCTCCTCCGGGGCCTCCCAGTACGCGGACATCGCCGTCGGTGTCTTCGCCCAGACCTCGCCCACCACGCCTTCGGCGACGTCCTTCTCCGTCAGGGGATCGACGACCCGTACCGTCACTTCGGGAAGTGGGAGCCCGGCCGAGCCCAGTCTGCCGTCGGTGTCGGCCAGATCGTGGTCCTCGGGAGGCAGCACCGTGATGCCGATGGTCTCCGTCGAGCCGTAGAACTGGAGGAACTTGCAGCGGAAGCGGCGCAGGCAGGTCCGCAGCAGGTCGGGGTCCATGGGAGAGCCGGCATAGGCGATGGTGTCGAGGGCGGAGAGGTCGTAGCGGTCGACGTCCTCGTCCTGGAGGGCCTGCAGAACCGCGGGCACGACCATGGTCGTGGTCACCCGGTGGCGTTCCACGACTTCCAGCACCGAGCGGGGTTTGGCATCGGCGGACAGCACGCAGTGGGCCCCGACGGCCAGTGCCGCGATCGCTGTGTTCAGCCCTGCGGCGTGGAAGAGGGGAAGCGCCGCCAGCAGAACGGATTTTTGGGTGACGCCCATGACGCCGGCGGCGCTGAACGTCGCGCGCACGGCCCGGCCGTCGAACAGCGCGGCCTTGGGCACTCCGGTCGTGCCGGAGGTGTACATCATGAACGCGGGATCGGAGTCCGTGGTCACGGCAGGCGGCTCCTGCGGGTCCCGGCAGAGAAGCCATTTCTCGTAGTCGTCGGTCTCGTCCCCGATGACCACGACGGTTTCCACCGTCGTAAGCTCGTCCCGGACAGGGGTGAGCTTGCCGACGAGATCCTCCGAGACGAACAGCACTCTGGGGCGCGCGTTGTTGACCACGCAGAGCAACTCCGACGGGGCGAGCCGCCAGTTCGCGGCGACGCTCACCCAACCCGCCATCGACGCACCGAACAGGACCTCGAAGAACTCGGGCCTGTTGCGGCCCAGGTAGAGCACCCGCTCCCTCGCACCCGGCGCGGAACCGGCGAGCCCCTGTGCGACACGGCAACTGCGTTCGTACACCTCGCGCCAGTTCCGGGTCACACCGTCGTAGGTGAGACAGGCAGCTTCGGGTGTGCGTGTCGCCCACGTGCGGCAGATCGCCGCAAGTGCGGCCGTATCTTCGGGAATGTGCGTCATTTGTACGCGATTCCGTACGGGCTGTCGCCCACCAGACGCTTGTCGGCGAGCTCCCGTATCTCCGCCTCGGTGCACCCGAGTTCGGTCAGCACGGCCTCGTTGTCCTGGCCGAACAGCGGGGCGGGGCCCACGGCCGGCGGACGGGGGGCGTGGGAGAAGCGCATGGCCGGTGCGAGGTGTCGCACCGTACCGGCGACCGCATGGTGCACC
Encoded proteins:
- a CDS encoding AMP-binding protein; the protein is MTHIPEDTAALAAICRTWATRTPEAACLTYDGVTRNWREVYERSCRVAQGLAGSAPGARERVLYLGRNRPEFFEVLFGASMAGWVSVAANWRLAPSELLCVVNNARPRVLFVSEDLVGKLTPVRDELTTVETVVVIGDETDDYEKWLLCRDPQEPPAVTTDSDPAFMMYTSGTTGVPKAALFDGRAVRATFSAAGVMGVTQKSVLLAALPLFHAAGLNTAIAALAVGAHCVLSADAKPRSVLEVVERHRVTTTMVVPAVLQALQDEDVDRYDLSALDTIAYAGSPMDPDLLRTCLRRFRCKFLQFYGSTETIGITVLPPEDHDLADTDGRLGSAGLPLPEVTVRVVDPLTEKDVAEGVVGEVWAKTPTAMSAYWEAPEETAHVLAPDAFLRTGDAGFLRGGYLHLCDRLKDVIITGGENVYPTEVEHVLSTHPGIAEVAVIGAPSRRWGETVRAVVVRAPAQPSLTEGEVISYAKEYLAGYKSPTVVDFVAQLPRNASGKVLKSKLREP
- a CDS encoding aromatic ring-hydroxylating oxygenase subunit alpha; the encoded protein is MSEYIEVDQEIPRFRVNRKVMTDPAVFAVERERIFDHSWLYIGHETELAKPNDYVTRTVAGRPLILARDAKGKVRVWVNSCPHRGAMLCREPKGNARFMTCFYHGWSFNNSGEVVSIPDDAGYGAGFERPGLAAPAKVGSYRGFVFVSFDPDIVDLPTYLAGAKEYLDLVSDQSEVGMRVLPGTHEYSVKANWKLLTENSYDGYHLVSTHQRYLEMITAAHGKADISFASNSIAVNLGGGHAVMAGTPASGAALGRPLSEEAKHEKAEHFERLRQTHGDAWVDRMGGTRNLVIFPNLVVIDLVMGVLIRRIEPVTPDYMEVSAWQLVPPEEGEELHRQRLDNFLTFWGPGGLASPDDVEALETCQRSYAAQRELPWSDISRGMHTPHKGMNGEYQMRTWWRRWHELVTGEALPEEPQAPLPDFFAGQRQRSASATAEAK
- a CDS encoding dienelactone hydrolase family protein gives rise to the protein MDIAFPRIEPSVAEDSFRHGSGRSLPVARIELGGVPRGAAIVLCDAGALERDAAGFMNGLAEHGYESVAVDLSPTGGDPTGTTDRDLVSDVAVLVGRLGERGWSPAQVGLVGYGFGGRTALLATAEFALGAAVSIAPSGVADAWSDALPPLIQVARHVRTPWLGLFGQQDPGAPADALARLGSYLGGSPAHTEVVTYPGVARDFYRDARETLAHVASFDAWQRTIEWLDRRVVPRPTPLAAEWQRRVASAARA